A window of Sphingobacterium sp. SRCM116780 contains these coding sequences:
- the rsfS gene encoding ribosome silencing factor has translation MDKNKSSELSTRLSEVVVYGMQEKKANEIVRLDLRNINSSVSDYFVICHADSNIQANAIAKSVEDEVYKAFGQDPQYKEGQSIGEWLILDFVDVVVHIFKKEKRALYAIEDLWGDAQAQEFQSA, from the coding sequence ATGGATAAAAATAAAAGTTCAGAATTGTCAACTCGGCTATCAGAAGTGGTTGTGTATGGAATGCAAGAAAAGAAAGCAAATGAAATCGTGCGATTGGATTTGAGAAATATTAACAGTTCTGTTTCTGATTATTTTGTAATTTGTCATGCAGACTCCAATATCCAAGCGAATGCTATTGCAAAAAGTGTAGAGGATGAAGTTTATAAAGCATTTGGTCAAGATCCACAATATAAAGAGGGACAAAGTATTGGCGAATGGTTGATTCTTGATTTTGTAGATGTGGTAGTTCACATCTTTAAGAAAGAGAAGAGAGCGCTCTATGCAATAGAAGATTTGTGGGGAGATGCTCAAGCACAAGAATTTCAGAGTGCTTAA
- a CDS encoding YifB family Mg chelatase-like AAA ATPase, which yields MLTKTYSSAVYGIEATTIAVEVNITAGTKYYIVGLPDNAVKESLQRIESAIVSCNQRMPRQKIVVNLAPADIRKEGSSYDLAIATAILASSNQIDSNKLADYLILGELSLDGKVQSVKGALPIAIQSLKDKFKGIILPNMNAREAAIVSDLEIFGVESLFEVIDFFNDKIDLKPTIVDIENEFLNKIDNYEADFGDVKGQENIKRALEIAAAGGHNVILIGPPGSGKTMLAKRLPTILPPLTIEESLDTTKIHSVAGHLTAKDSLMTVRPFRSPHHTISDVALVGGGISPQPGEISLSHNGVLFLDELPEFKRTVLEVMRQPLESRNITISRARFSVDYPASFMLIAAMNPCPCGYYNHPEKECICGNSTVQRYLSKISGPLLDRIDLHVEVTPVAFKELASKHSAEKSAEIRKRVIEARKIQRERFSNNHQVHNNAQMSAKQVREICQIDAGGIQLLKIAMEKLGLSARAYDRILKVARTIADMEHSKNIENHHLAEAIQFRSLDRESWAG from the coding sequence ATGTTAACAAAAACTTACAGCAGTGCTGTTTATGGCATTGAAGCAACGACGATTGCCGTAGAAGTGAATATTACGGCAGGAACGAAATATTATATTGTCGGATTGCCAGATAATGCAGTTAAAGAAAGCTTACAAAGAATAGAAAGTGCCATTGTGTCTTGTAATCAACGGATGCCAAGACAAAAAATTGTCGTCAATCTTGCTCCTGCTGACATTCGCAAAGAGGGTTCCTCTTATGATTTAGCTATTGCAACAGCAATTCTTGCCTCCTCCAATCAAATTGATTCCAATAAGCTTGCAGATTATTTAATTCTTGGAGAATTATCCTTGGATGGAAAAGTCCAATCCGTTAAAGGAGCATTACCTATAGCGATTCAATCTTTGAAAGATAAGTTTAAAGGGATTATTTTACCGAACATGAACGCAAGGGAAGCTGCTATTGTCTCAGATTTAGAGATTTTTGGCGTTGAGAGCCTATTTGAAGTTATTGATTTTTTTAATGATAAGATAGATTTGAAGCCGACAATCGTAGATATCGAAAATGAGTTTTTAAATAAGATCGACAATTATGAGGCAGATTTTGGAGATGTTAAAGGTCAGGAAAACATCAAAAGAGCCTTGGAAATTGCAGCTGCTGGAGGTCATAATGTTATTCTAATAGGTCCTCCTGGATCAGGAAAAACGATGTTGGCAAAACGATTACCTACGATATTACCCCCCTTAACAATAGAAGAATCATTAGACACAACTAAAATTCATTCTGTAGCAGGGCATTTAACCGCTAAAGATTCTCTAATGACAGTAAGACCTTTTAGATCTCCTCATCATACAATTTCAGATGTTGCACTTGTTGGTGGTGGCATAAGCCCTCAACCTGGAGAAATTTCGCTATCCCATAATGGTGTCCTTTTTCTTGACGAACTTCCTGAATTTAAAAGAACAGTATTAGAAGTGATGAGGCAACCTTTGGAATCACGAAACATTACGATTTCAAGAGCGAGATTTTCAGTAGATTATCCCGCTAGCTTTATGTTGATAGCCGCCATGAATCCATGTCCTTGCGGTTACTATAATCATCCTGAGAAAGAGTGCATATGTGGAAATAGTACTGTACAACGCTATTTAAGCAAGATATCAGGGCCATTATTGGATCGGATTGATCTCCATGTAGAAGTAACTCCAGTTGCCTTCAAAGAACTTGCTTCAAAGCATAGCGCTGAGAAAAGTGCTGAAATCAGGAAACGAGTTATTGAGGCTAGAAAAATTCAACGGGAGCGCTTTAGCAACAATCATCAAGTGCATAACAACGCTCAGATGAGTGCAAAACAGGTACGTGAAATATGCCAAATTGACGCTGGTGGTATACAGTTACTTAAAATCGCAATGGAAAAATTAGGTTTATCGGCTAGAGCATATGATCGTATTTTAAAAGTTGCCCGAACGATTGCAGATATGGAGCATTCAAAGAATATAGAGAATCATCATTTGGCTGAAGCGATTCAATTTAGAAGTCTAGATCGTGAAAGTTGGGCTGGTTAA
- the trmB gene encoding tRNA (guanosine(46)-N7)-methyltransferase TrmB → MGKDKLRKFAEIATFGNVVELDAGKELKGQWAEKHFKNNHPIVVELACGKGEYTVNLAKLFPEKNFIGVDYKGNRIWRGAKTAIEEDITNVGFLRIQIEMILEHFEENEISEIWITFPDPQPQDSREKKRLTNPTFLGRYKFVLKEGGFMNLKTDNDGFYNYTLEQIEILGLHKLAETTDLYHSDLVDEVLSIKTYYEKKYLAVDKNINYVKWSFDHI, encoded by the coding sequence ATGGGTAAGGATAAACTTAGAAAATTTGCAGAGATAGCTACTTTTGGCAATGTCGTAGAACTAGATGCTGGCAAAGAATTAAAGGGTCAATGGGCTGAAAAGCATTTTAAAAATAATCATCCAATCGTTGTAGAATTGGCTTGTGGTAAAGGTGAATACACCGTCAATTTAGCTAAACTCTTTCCAGAAAAAAACTTTATAGGGGTTGATTATAAGGGGAATCGCATCTGGAGAGGTGCAAAGACTGCCATAGAAGAAGACATTACCAATGTTGGTTTTTTACGTATTCAAATTGAAATGATATTGGAACATTTTGAAGAAAATGAAATCTCAGAAATTTGGATTACATTTCCTGATCCACAACCTCAAGATAGTCGTGAGAAAAAACGGCTAACAAATCCAACTTTTTTAGGGAGGTATAAATTTGTTTTAAAAGAGGGAGGTTTCATGAACTTGAAAACAGATAATGATGGATTCTATAATTACACGTTAGAGCAGATTGAAATACTAGGATTGCACAAACTTGCGGAAACAACAGATCTTTATCATTCAGATTTAGTGGACGAGGTACTATCCATAAAGACATACTACGAAAAAAAATATTTGGCAGTAGATAAGAATATAAATTATGTAAAATGGTCTTTTGACCATATTTAA
- a CDS encoding rhomboid family intramembrane serine protease, translated as MIQEYLFLTPVASIIFILTVASSIYSFSNPQVLREMMLHPYSIYRKRRVYTILTSGLIHKDWGHLLFNMITFYYFGFGLEKILIQVSEWGHLQFGIIYVLSLILSDIPTIIQQKNNDGYYSLGASGAICAVLFSYILFDPKMMLGVFMIIPMPAYLFAVLFLGYCIWASKNSKDGVNHDAHLFGALSGVLLTFILYPWIISHFISKF; from the coding sequence ATGATACAAGAATATCTTTTTTTGACTCCAGTCGCCAGTATTATTTTTATTTTAACTGTTGCTTCTAGTATTTACAGTTTTTCAAATCCTCAAGTTTTGCGTGAAATGATGTTGCACCCTTATAGTATTTATCGTAAAAGAAGAGTGTACACGATTTTAACGAGTGGATTAATACACAAAGATTGGGGGCATCTGCTTTTTAATATGATAACCTTCTACTATTTTGGGTTTGGACTAGAGAAGATATTAATTCAGGTAAGCGAATGGGGACATTTACAATTTGGGATAATCTATGTGTTAAGTTTGATACTCAGTGATATTCCGACAATTATACAACAAAAGAATAACGATGGATATTATAGCTTAGGAGCATCAGGGGCAATTTGTGCCGTATTGTTTAGTTATATCTTGTTCGATCCCAAAATGATGTTGGGTGTTTTTATGATTATCCCTATGCCTGCATATTTATTTGCTGTACTTTTTCTTGGGTACTGTATTTGGGCTTCAAAAAATTCGAAAGATGGCGTGAACCATGATGCCCATTTATTTGGAGCATTATCAGGTGTGCTTTTAACCTTTATCCTATATCCTTGGATTATCAGTCATTTCATCAGTAAATTTTAA
- a CDS encoding protein-disulfide reductase DsbD domain-containing protein, translating to MKKLTLIVAVLFFAISGAVAQIHNPVKWTVASKKLNSKEAVIFIKATIQDGWHIYSQNLGEGGPIATSFTYPTSKEYSLNGKTAEPKPAMKYEDVFKMNVGYFTKEVVFQQKVKLNKGTTTVKGSVEFQACDKTQCLPPDDYAFTVAIK from the coding sequence ATGAAAAAATTAACATTAATAGTAGCAGTATTATTTTTTGCCATTTCAGGTGCTGTTGCTCAAATCCACAATCCAGTAAAATGGACTGTTGCTTCAAAAAAATTAAACAGCAAAGAAGCGGTAATTTTTATCAAAGCAACAATTCAAGATGGATGGCATATTTATTCCCAAAACTTGGGAGAGGGTGGTCCAATTGCGACTTCTTTCACTTATCCAACTTCAAAAGAATATTCTTTGAATGGTAAAACAGCGGAGCCAAAACCAGCTATGAAATATGAAGATGTATTCAAAATGAATGTTGGTTATTTCACAAAAGAAGTTGTTTTTCAACAAAAAGTAAAATTAAATAAAGGTACTACAACAGTCAAAGGATCAGTAGAATTCCAAGCTTGTGATAAAACACAATGTCTTCCTCCTGATGACTACGCATTTACAGTGGCGATTAAGTAG
- a CDS encoding protein-disulfide reductase DsbD family protein — MAKKKLFILYFVIFSFFIPFFSFATTQDSLISSEGIEFSESADTTTPSTIPQDLVFSESPDTVSQDTTKAAQNTVITAPPSEKKSLWGIFLAGLIGGFAALLMPCIFPMLPLTVSFFTKQAGSRTSGISKALLYGLFIIIIYVSLGMIITILFGSDALNILSTDGIFNFVFFLLLVVFAASFFGAFEITLPSSFVNKMDAKSDKGGLVGLFFMAFSLCLVSFSCTGPIIGTLLVEAASKGERLGPAIGMLGFSIALAIPFGLFAMFPSLLKSLPKSGGWLNSVKVVLGFLELALALKFLSNVDLAYHWNWLDREVFLSLWIAIFGLMGLYLIGKIKFSHDSELKFLSVPRTLLAIVVFSFVVYMIPGLWGAPLKSISAFLPPSASQDFDLSAGIASTSSHTDGKVKKYAEIFHERGTPKGFDPYYDYNQALETAKELKKPVLIDFTGWNCVNCRKMEANVWTDPTVAKLLKEGFVMAELFVDDRTELPKEEQIISTYSGKKIKNIGNKNSDFQASKFNSNSQPLYVIVDTEGNVLVPPSGANYDPNAYAKYLQSGIDAFNVKK, encoded by the coding sequence ATGGCTAAAAAGAAACTATTTATACTTTACTTCGTTATTTTCAGTTTTTTTATTCCTTTCTTTTCTTTCGCAACAACGCAAGACTCTTTGATCAGTTCAGAAGGGATAGAATTTTCTGAATCTGCTGATACGACAACTCCTTCAACAATACCACAAGACTTGGTTTTTTCTGAAAGTCCAGATACAGTTAGTCAAGACACGACCAAAGCTGCACAAAATACAGTAATAACAGCCCCACCCTCAGAGAAAAAATCCCTTTGGGGAATTTTTCTTGCGGGTTTAATTGGAGGTTTTGCAGCCTTATTAATGCCTTGTATTTTTCCAATGCTACCTTTGACAGTTAGTTTCTTTACGAAACAAGCAGGATCCAGAACTAGTGGAATAAGTAAAGCCTTATTATATGGACTCTTTATCATTATCATTTATGTTTCCTTAGGGATGATCATTACCATTCTTTTTGGTTCTGATGCCCTTAATATTTTATCCACAGATGGTATTTTCAACTTTGTATTTTTCTTGCTTCTAGTTGTTTTTGCAGCATCTTTTTTCGGCGCTTTTGAAATAACATTACCAAGTTCATTCGTTAATAAAATGGATGCAAAATCGGATAAAGGAGGATTAGTTGGACTTTTCTTTATGGCATTCAGCCTTTGTTTGGTCTCATTTTCATGTACTGGTCCAATTATTGGAACGTTATTGGTAGAAGCAGCTTCTAAAGGAGAGCGATTGGGTCCAGCCATCGGAATGCTTGGATTTTCTATCGCTTTAGCAATTCCTTTTGGGCTATTCGCCATGTTTCCTTCCTTATTAAAATCTCTTCCAAAATCAGGTGGTTGGCTGAATAGCGTGAAAGTTGTTTTAGGATTCTTAGAATTAGCGCTAGCGCTTAAGTTTCTATCAAATGTTGACTTAGCTTATCATTGGAATTGGCTGGATCGAGAAGTGTTTTTATCCCTATGGATCGCAATTTTTGGATTAATGGGATTATACTTGATTGGAAAAATTAAATTTTCTCATGATAGCGAGTTGAAGTTTTTATCTGTTCCTCGTACCCTGTTAGCAATTGTTGTTTTTTCATTTGTTGTCTACATGATCCCAGGACTTTGGGGAGCTCCACTGAAATCTATTTCCGCCTTTTTACCTCCTTCTGCTTCACAGGATTTTGATTTGTCAGCAGGCATTGCAAGTACAAGTAGTCATACGGATGGAAAAGTGAAAAAATATGCTGAAATATTCCATGAAAGAGGAACTCCAAAAGGATTTGACCCTTATTATGATTATAATCAAGCTTTGGAAACTGCTAAGGAATTAAAAAAGCCTGTTTTAATTGATTTTACTGGATGGAACTGCGTAAACTGTCGTAAAATGGAAGCTAACGTATGGACAGATCCAACAGTTGCTAAATTATTAAAAGAAGGATTTGTAATGGCTGAACTTTTTGTGGATGACCGCACAGAATTACCTAAAGAAGAACAAATTATTTCGACTTATTCTGGTAAAAAAATTAAAAATATTGGCAACAAAAATTCAGATTTTCAAGCATCAAAATTTAATAGTAATTCGCAACCGCTATACGTTATTGTCGATACAGAAGGTAATGTTTTAGTTCCACCATCGGGGGCCAACTATGATCCTAATGCATATGCTAAATATCTTCAAAGTGGAATCGACGCTTTTAATGTTAAAAAATAA
- the ftsH gene encoding ATP-dependent zinc metalloprotease FtsH yields MKKIPTGKITPKPPKFNIMWLSFALILVFFALQYVFSDSATKKITYSEFESKILPSGDVEKLEGTKKNDLVVIDVYIKKDRLKDEKYKDVAPGANALALTPVTGPQYTFTEASADILAANLKTAQENLPAGTPRLSVSYEDRSNPWTNYFVTFILPLVVMVFLWLFLMRRMNGGSGGGGGAIFNIGKSKAQLFDKESQVNITFNDVAGLEEAKQEVMEIVDFLKNPRKYTNLGGKIPKGALLVGPPGTGKTLLAKAVAGEAQVPFFSLSGSDFVEMFVGVGASRVRDLFKQAKEKAPCIIFIDEIDAIGRARGKNSMMGGNDERENTLNQLLVEMDGFGTDSGVIILAATNRIDVLDSALLRPGRFDRQVSIDKPDLIGREHIFKVHLKPLKLSQEVDAKKLSAQTPGFAGAEIANVCNEAALIAARKNKTEIDMQDFQDAVDRVIGGLEKKNKIISPEEKKIVAYHEAGHAIAGWYLEHADPLVKVSIVPRGVAALGYAQYLPREQFLYTTEQLVDSLCMTMGGRVAEDITFGRISTGAQNDLERITKLAYAMIAIYGMNEKVGNVSFRDGSEQFQKPYSDKTAELIDSEVRNLITDVYARTKELLLEKQAGLIAIAEKLLEKEILFQSDLEEILGKRPFDTKTTYDEFVNSGDGGGVPQTDLPLDVLPEEANATESPQVDIKEEDNPKT; encoded by the coding sequence ATGAAGAAAATACCAACCGGTAAAATAACCCCAAAACCGCCCAAGTTTAATATCATGTGGCTTAGTTTTGCTTTGATATTGGTTTTTTTTGCCTTACAATATGTTTTTAGTGATTCGGCCACTAAAAAAATCACTTACAGTGAATTTGAATCTAAAATCTTGCCTTCTGGGGATGTAGAGAAGCTTGAGGGAACGAAGAAAAATGATCTTGTCGTTATTGATGTTTATATTAAAAAAGATCGATTAAAAGATGAAAAATATAAAGATGTAGCACCAGGTGCAAATGCTTTAGCATTAACCCCAGTGACTGGACCTCAGTATACTTTTACAGAAGCTTCGGCAGATATTCTGGCAGCTAATTTAAAGACCGCTCAAGAAAATCTTCCTGCAGGAACACCTCGTTTGAGTGTGAGTTATGAAGATCGTTCAAATCCATGGACAAATTATTTTGTAACCTTTATTTTGCCTCTAGTGGTGATGGTTTTCTTATGGTTATTCTTAATGCGTCGTATGAATGGTGGCAGTGGCGGTGGTGGCGGTGCTATTTTTAATATTGGTAAATCTAAAGCACAATTATTTGATAAAGAATCTCAAGTAAATATTACATTTAATGATGTAGCAGGTCTGGAAGAAGCGAAGCAAGAAGTGATGGAAATTGTTGACTTCTTGAAGAATCCTCGTAAATATACCAACTTGGGGGGTAAAATCCCTAAAGGTGCGTTATTAGTAGGCCCTCCAGGAACAGGTAAGACTTTGTTGGCAAAAGCTGTTGCGGGTGAAGCTCAAGTACCTTTTTTCTCTTTATCGGGTTCAGATTTCGTTGAAATGTTTGTTGGAGTTGGAGCATCTCGTGTGCGTGACTTGTTTAAGCAAGCGAAAGAGAAAGCACCATGTATTATTTTTATTGATGAAATTGATGCCATTGGTCGAGCTCGTGGTAAAAACTCCATGATGGGAGGCAACGATGAACGTGAAAATACATTGAATCAATTGTTGGTTGAAATGGATGGTTTTGGAACGGATTCTGGAGTTATCATTTTAGCTGCAACTAACCGTATTGATGTTTTAGATAGTGCTTTGTTGCGTCCAGGTCGTTTTGATAGACAAGTTTCTATTGATAAACCTGATTTAATTGGTCGTGAACATATTTTTAAGGTGCACTTGAAGCCATTGAAATTATCGCAAGAAGTGGACGCTAAAAAATTATCTGCACAAACTCCTGGTTTCGCGGGGGCAGAGATTGCGAATGTCTGTAACGAAGCGGCTTTGATTGCTGCTCGTAAGAATAAAACGGAGATCGATATGCAAGATTTTCAAGATGCGGTGGATCGTGTGATTGGTGGTCTTGAAAAGAAAAATAAAATCATATCACCGGAAGAGAAAAAAATCGTTGCTTATCATGAAGCTGGACATGCTATTGCTGGCTGGTACCTTGAACACGCAGATCCATTAGTGAAGGTGTCTATTGTGCCTCGTGGAGTAGCTGCATTAGGTTATGCGCAGTATTTGCCTAGAGAGCAGTTCTTATACACCACGGAGCAGCTCGTAGATAGCTTATGTATGACAATGGGTGGACGTGTTGCTGAGGACATTACATTCGGACGGATCTCTACAGGTGCTCAGAATGATTTGGAACGGATTACAAAATTAGCATATGCTATGATTGCTATCTACGGGATGAATGAAAAAGTTGGAAATGTATCTTTCCGTGATGGATCTGAACAATTTCAAAAACCTTATTCTGACAAAACGGCAGAGTTAATTGATTCTGAAGTACGTAATTTAATTACTGACGTATATGCTAGAACAAAAGAGTTATTGTTAGAAAAACAAGCTGGATTAATTGCAATTGCTGAGAAATTGTTGGAAAAAGAAATCTTATTCCAAAGTGATTTGGAAGAAATATTAGGTAAACGTCCGTTTGACACGAAAACAACTTATGATGAGTTTGTTAATAGTGGAGATGGTGGCGGTGTTCCTCAAACGGATCTTCCATTAGATGTGTTACCTGAAGAAGCGAATGCTACAGAATCACCTCAGGTAGATATAAAAGAAGAAGACAATCCAAAGACATAG
- a CDS encoding biotin--[acetyl-CoA-carboxylase] ligase — protein MQNNTFSGLIIGQNIITIDRVASTNDYFKENLSNFKPQDEGTAILAVEQFAGKGQRGNIWLSEPGKNIITSILLYPRFLKIQQQFALSCAISLGLLKWLKTKTEKKVQIKWPNDIYIDNEKIAGILIENSIKGNNLSNSIVGIGININQTRFVKGSAITSLKSIDKSNTTFDILTLAKELYAFLDNEYKQLNLARHADQLIEFNQNLFRKNEIKKFIFEEKEVDGKIIQVLHNGLLQIQIHEEIRELNLKEIRYVL, from the coding sequence TTGCAAAATAACACATTTTCAGGACTTATCATTGGTCAAAATATAATTACTATTGACCGTGTGGCTTCCACGAATGATTATTTTAAAGAAAACTTGTCAAATTTCAAGCCACAGGACGAAGGAACTGCCATTTTAGCAGTAGAACAGTTCGCCGGCAAAGGACAAAGAGGTAATATCTGGTTGAGTGAACCCGGTAAAAATATCATTACATCTATTCTTCTTTACCCTCGTTTTCTAAAAATACAGCAACAGTTTGCTTTATCATGTGCCATAAGCCTTGGGCTATTAAAATGGCTGAAAACGAAGACTGAAAAAAAAGTTCAAATAAAATGGCCTAATGATATCTATATAGATAATGAAAAAATAGCTGGAATATTAATCGAAAATAGCATAAAAGGCAACAACCTTTCTAATAGTATTGTTGGAATAGGCATTAATATCAACCAGACAAGATTTGTGAAGGGATCTGCTATTACATCTCTAAAATCAATTGATAAATCCAATACGACTTTCGACATCCTAACTTTAGCAAAAGAATTGTATGCCTTTTTAGATAACGAATATAAGCAACTTAACTTGGCAAGACATGCTGACCAACTAATCGAATTCAATCAAAATCTTTTTAGAAAAAATGAAATCAAAAAATTTATTTTCGAGGAAAAAGAAGTCGATGGTAAAATTATTCAGGTGTTACACAATGGCTTACTACAAATACAAATACATGAAGAAATTAGAGAGTTGAATCTCAAAGAAATTCGGTATGTCTTGTAA
- a CDS encoding phage holin family protein: protein MEEEKFSFSGTFQKTKEYIDLQLNLIRLKTVERSSRLIASLIMDGAKLILTLFIVFFLCLALGFYLGEVLGSNSLGFLATAVIFFIILLLIRVFEPGLESKFMDLSIRRFSSKWKDEVEEDTVIMEDKILKEETLEDEETQQNS, encoded by the coding sequence ATGGAAGAAGAAAAATTTTCGTTTAGTGGAACATTCCAAAAAACAAAGGAGTATATAGATTTGCAATTGAATTTGATTCGGTTAAAGACCGTCGAACGATCTTCTCGTTTGATTGCAAGTTTGATTATGGATGGGGCAAAATTAATATTGACTTTGTTCATTGTATTCTTCCTTTGTCTTGCATTGGGTTTTTATTTGGGAGAAGTATTAGGAAGTAATTCCTTAGGTTTCTTAGCTACTGCTGTTATATTTTTCATTATTCTCCTATTAATTCGTGTATTTGAACCGGGTTTAGAGTCTAAATTTATGGATTTGTCTATACGTCGATTCTCTTCAAAATGGAAAGATGAAGTAGAAGAAGATACTGTTATAATGGAAGATAAAATTTTGAAAGAAGAAACATTAGAAGATGAAGAAACACAGCAAAATTCATAA
- a CDS encoding lactate utilization protein C — translation MNVKNNSNKEQMLGRIRQALVQKKENPHPNFQKTTLYKEEDELVDVTFARELTAIGGKFLYCDGEINLIENLILLTEENNIKKIFAWEKGIQDLLSPYGFPIQTTETNFDDADAGITSCEVLIARNGSVMVSNANASGRRLGIYPPIHIVIAKTSQMVWDLKDALSYMQRRYGDQMPTMVSTVTGPSRTADIEKRLVLGAHGPKELYVLLLEDRF, via the coding sequence ATGAATGTTAAAAACAATAGTAATAAAGAGCAAATGCTGGGAAGAATACGACAAGCATTAGTGCAAAAAAAGGAAAACCCGCATCCTAATTTTCAAAAAACAACTCTTTATAAGGAAGAAGATGAATTGGTTGATGTAACTTTTGCAAGGGAATTGACTGCAATCGGGGGAAAGTTTCTCTATTGTGATGGAGAAATTAATTTGATTGAAAATCTCATTCTACTAACAGAAGAGAATAATATTAAGAAAATTTTTGCATGGGAAAAGGGGATCCAAGATTTGTTATCTCCCTATGGTTTTCCGATCCAAACGACAGAGACTAATTTTGATGATGCTGATGCTGGTATTACTTCTTGTGAAGTTTTAATTGCACGGAATGGTAGTGTTATGGTGAGCAATGCGAATGCTTCTGGACGAAGATTGGGTATATATCCTCCCATTCATATTGTTATTGCAAAGACTTCTCAAATGGTTTGGGATTTGAAAGATGCATTATCCTATATGCAACGTCGTTATGGCGATCAAATGCCTACAATGGTTTCTACTGTTACAGGACCATCTCGTACCGCAGATATTGAGAAACGATTAGTGTTGGGGGCTCATGGCCCCAAAGAATTATATGTTTTATTGTTGGAAGATCGTTTTTAA
- a CDS encoding YtxH domain-containing protein translates to MNDSSKVVVALLAGLAAGAALGILFAPDKGSDTRDKLNDSLADLGDAIRERAEEQFDQLNDLKEKIVSTLKTKINKGEEISEDEITEHA, encoded by the coding sequence ATGAATGATAGTAGCAAAGTAGTAGTCGCATTATTAGCAGGGTTAGCTGCTGGAGCCGCTTTAGGAATTTTATTTGCACCAGATAAGGGATCAGATACAAGAGATAAACTCAACGATTCATTAGCGGATTTAGGAGATGCTATTCGGGAACGTGCAGAAGAACAATTTGATCAATTGAATGATCTTAAAGAGAAAATTGTATCTACGCTTAAAACAAAAATAAATAAAGGAGAAGAGATCTCTGAAGATGAAATCACAGAGCATGCATAG